In Bosea vestrisii, the following are encoded in one genomic region:
- a CDS encoding TetR/AcrR family transcriptional regulator, with protein MTVVTGRSERAELAGGARRLILDHAARLLRSNGYHQTSLREIAEAVGIRKASLYHHFASKEEIVEAVVNDGVRLVHEAVAAALAAAGETDPRRRLAAAIAAHLSALHGHSDYTCASIKVFSFGENPTPESVRRMRRDYEDVWRLLIEELAGTGALAAGAAPERLRLFLLGAMNGSVDWYREGRFDIDQLADELAALVAPIKVGGES; from the coding sequence GTGACGGTCGTGACGGGACGCAGCGAGCGGGCGGAGCTGGCGGGCGGCGCACGCCGCCTCATCCTCGATCATGCTGCACGTTTGCTGCGCAGCAATGGCTATCACCAGACCAGCCTGCGCGAGATCGCCGAAGCCGTCGGCATCCGCAAGGCCAGCCTCTACCATCACTTCGCCTCGAAGGAGGAGATCGTCGAGGCGGTGGTCAATGACGGTGTCCGCTTAGTCCACGAGGCCGTGGCGGCAGCGCTCGCCGCCGCCGGCGAAACCGATCCGCGCCGCCGGCTCGCAGCGGCGATCGCAGCGCATTTGTCGGCACTGCACGGCCATTCAGACTACACCTGCGCCAGCATCAAGGTCTTCAGCTTCGGCGAGAACCCGACGCCGGAGAGCGTCCGGCGCATGCGGCGCGACTATGAGGATGTCTGGCGCTTGCTGATCGAGGAGCTCGCCGGCACGGGCGCGCTCGCGGCGGGGGCCGCGCCGGAGCGGCTGCGCCTCTTCCTGCTCGGGGCAATGAACGGCTCGGTCGACTGGTATCGCGAGGGGCGCTTCGATATCGACCAGCTTGCGGATGAACTCGCGGCGCTGGTCGCGCCGATCAAGGTCGGCGGAGAGAGCTAG
- a CDS encoding acyl-CoA dehydrogenase family protein, whose amino-acid sequence MFLVEKGTPGFRVGRALDKHGWRSSDTAELIFEDCRIPAENLLGGEGRGFYAIMRNFQNERTVIGAMAMGEAQAAIELTVDYVRTRMAFGAPLWDKQAIRQKLAMLSAKVEAGRQLVHHAAWLDARGFDATREVSMVKAYCGELVNEVMYACVQFHGGMGFMRESAIERMARDARVQAIGGGATEVMLEEVAKRL is encoded by the coding sequence ATGTTCCTGGTCGAGAAAGGCACGCCGGGCTTCCGCGTCGGCCGCGCCCTCGACAAGCATGGCTGGCGTTCCTCGGACACTGCCGAGCTGATCTTCGAGGATTGCCGGATTCCCGCCGAGAACCTGCTCGGCGGCGAGGGACGCGGCTTCTACGCGATCATGCGCAACTTCCAGAACGAGCGCACCGTGATCGGCGCCATGGCGATGGGCGAGGCGCAGGCCGCGATCGAGCTGACGGTCGACTATGTCCGCACGCGCATGGCCTTCGGCGCGCCGCTCTGGGACAAGCAGGCGATCCGCCAGAAGCTCGCCATGCTCTCCGCCAAGGTCGAGGCCGGGCGCCAGCTCGTCCACCATGCCGCCTGGCTCGATGCCAGGGGCTTCGACGCGACGCGCGAGGTCTCGATGGTCAAGGCTTATTGCGGCGAACTGGTCAACGAGGTCATGTACGCCTGCGTCCAGTTCCATGGCGGCATGGGCTTCATGCGCGAGAGCGCGATCGAGCGCATGGCCCGCGACGCACGCGTCCAGGCGATCGGCGGCGGCGCCACCGAAGTCATGCTCGAAGAGGTGGCGAAGCGCCTGTGA
- a CDS encoding TRAP transporter large permease subunit — translation MAETSTSAAAGAHASDGVAAVLESLDHTPKRVGSALVRPLEVIAAILLVAIVTLLLAGVTSRYVLSIPVVWIDEAASICFLWLAMLGAAIAIDRNEHLRLTLFVGMLPERLRGLVHAFGLLAVATFLAVMTWPAIDYVIEESYVTSAALNIPSSYRVSAIAFGIIAMLALVLTYAVRTCTLRDLLISAAVIGVVAAAFFLLTPVFKTLGYVNIVIFLLGVVGLCLFAGIPIAFCFGLGALCFLSFSTTVPIFVMIGRMDEGMSSLILLSVPIFVLLGCVLDATGMGKAIVDFLASMLGHVRAGMSYVLLGSLFLVSGISGSKVSDMATVAPALFPEMKRRGYQPKELIALLSTGAAMAETVPPSIVLIVLGSVAGVSIAGLFTNGLVVATVLLLVLAILARWKARGEMLKGVRRAPFAVIWKTALIAAPALVLPFLIRSAVGGGVATATEVSTIAVLYALIVGIVLYGGISWRTFYGMLVETAALSGAILMILGTASAMAWALTQTGFARDLATAMSHLPGGWISFMAVTIVVFMILGCVLEGLPAIVLMAPLMFPIAKSLGINDIHYSMVVVTAMNIGLMTPPVGIGFYIACKIGNVEPDEAMGAIWPYLLALLAGLAIIAYVPSFSTMFL, via the coding sequence ATGGCCGAAACAAGCACGAGCGCAGCCGCCGGCGCGCATGCCAGCGATGGCGTCGCCGCGGTCCTGGAGAGCCTCGACCACACTCCGAAGCGTGTCGGCTCGGCGCTGGTGCGCCCGCTCGAGGTCATCGCCGCGATCCTGCTCGTCGCCATCGTCACATTGCTGCTCGCCGGCGTGACCTCGCGCTATGTCCTGTCGATTCCGGTGGTCTGGATCGACGAGGCTGCCTCGATCTGCTTCCTCTGGCTCGCCATGCTGGGCGCCGCCATCGCGATCGACCGCAACGAGCACCTGCGCCTGACCTTGTTCGTCGGCATGCTGCCGGAGCGCCTGCGCGGCCTCGTCCATGCCTTCGGCCTGCTCGCGGTCGCGACCTTCCTCGCGGTGATGACCTGGCCGGCGATCGACTATGTCATCGAGGAATCCTACGTCACCTCGGCGGCGCTCAACATACCCTCGAGCTACCGCGTCTCGGCCATCGCCTTCGGCATCATCGCCATGCTGGCGCTGGTGCTGACCTATGCGGTGCGCACCTGCACGCTGCGCGACCTCCTGATCTCGGCGGCGGTGATCGGTGTCGTCGCGGCAGCCTTCTTCCTGCTGACCCCGGTGTTCAAGACGCTGGGCTACGTCAACATCGTGATCTTCCTGCTCGGCGTCGTCGGCCTCTGCCTCTTTGCCGGCATCCCGATCGCTTTCTGCTTCGGGCTGGGCGCGCTCTGCTTCCTGTCGTTCAGCACGACCGTGCCGATCTTCGTGATGATCGGGCGCATGGACGAGGGCATGTCGAGCCTGATCCTGCTCTCGGTACCGATCTTCGTTCTGCTCGGCTGCGTTCTCGACGCTACCGGCATGGGCAAGGCGATCGTCGATTTCCTCGCCTCCATGCTCGGCCATGTCCGCGCCGGCATGTCTTATGTGCTGCTCGGTTCGCTCTTCCTGGTTTCCGGCATCTCCGGCTCCAAGGTCTCCGACATGGCGACGGTGGCGCCGGCGCTGTTCCCGGAGATGAAGCGGCGCGGTTACCAGCCCAAGGAGCTGATCGCGCTGCTTTCGACCGGCGCCGCCATGGCCGAGACCGTGCCACCCTCGATCGTGCTGATCGTGCTCGGCTCGGTCGCCGGCGTCTCGATCGCCGGGCTCTTCACCAACGGTCTCGTCGTCGCGACCGTGCTGTTGCTCGTGCTCGCGATCCTGGCGCGCTGGAAGGCGCGTGGCGAGATGCTCAAGGGCGTGCGCCGTGCGCCGTTCGCGGTGATCTGGAAGACCGCGCTGATCGCGGCGCCCGCCCTTGTCCTGCCCTTCCTGATCCGGAGCGCCGTCGGCGGCGGCGTCGCCACCGCGACCGAGGTTTCGACCATCGCCGTGCTCTACGCGCTGATCGTCGGCATTGTGCTCTATGGCGGTATCAGTTGGCGCACCTTCTACGGCATGCTGGTCGAGACCGCGGCGCTCTCCGGCGCGATCCTGATGATCCTGGGCACCGCCTCGGCGATGGCTTGGGCGCTGACCCAGACCGGCTTCGCCCGCGATCTCGCGACGGCGATGTCGCATTTGCCCGGCGGCTGGATCAGCTTCATGGCGGTGACGATCGTCGTCTTCATGATCCTCGGCTGCGTGCTCGAGGGTCTGCCGGCGATCGTGCTGATGGCGCCCTTGATGTTCCCGATCGCCAAGAGCCTCGGCATCAACGACATCCACTATTCGATGGTCGTCGTCACCGCGATGAACATCGGCCTGATGACGCCGCCGGTCGGCATCGGCTTCTACATCGCCTGCAAGATCGGCAATGTCGAACCGGACGAGGCGATGGGCGCGATCTGGCCCTATCTGCTCGCGCTGCTCGCTGGCCTCGCCATCATCGCCTATGTCCCGTCCTTCTCGACGATGTTCCTGTGA
- a CDS encoding putative bifunctional diguanylate cyclase/phosphodiesterase: MTRDGLFRFGGEFRDSLREVAFRDARFAEMLRQCRLIFLISAILNTLFLASDWRFHGTPHFFVAVPARLAVVFASLLCFALVRRATRFSQAQGVLIGWEVTTALAVALLVSSRSDLALFVVLMLPSIFYLVAPTAFRWSMVLGVGCSALMLAGYLGRGPMPTTLPGLILVLVMLNFALGLVVVHGNRLRRLEWAATQAERQAKDELVASQAMIERIFMAVPIPLIVTSREEGRFLRGNDAAKRYFGEEVTQAQVQDILLDGGNRRMIARLLHEQEQIKSHEAKVRDGSGAVRDVLITATTLPIGEAPAVVAGIVDITDRKAAEARTRLQATHDALTGLPNRLLFGERLQRELARMARKGGAVGLFLIDLDDFKSVNDTLGHDAGDALLIQAAARLSAAIGPEDFVARLGGDEFIVLSAERLTAAQALAKGERLIEVLRQPCEHAGQTIATRASLGLAFAPEHDRDAVELMKDADLALYRAKANGRNMAIVYEPAMRAAMARRVAVCQGLAGALKEERILPFYQPQVALDTGRIIGFEALARWRHAERGIIPAAAFQEGFRTPRSPTGSAMRSSLRR, translated from the coding sequence ATGACGCGCGACGGCCTGTTTCGATTCGGTGGTGAATTCCGCGATTCCCTCCGGGAGGTGGCGTTCCGCGATGCGCGTTTTGCCGAAATGCTCCGGCAGTGCCGCCTGATCTTCCTGATCTCGGCGATCCTCAACACGCTCTTCCTCGCCAGCGACTGGCGCTTCCACGGCACGCCGCATTTCTTCGTCGCCGTGCCGGCACGGCTCGCGGTCGTCTTCGCCTCGCTGCTCTGCTTCGCACTAGTGCGCCGAGCGACGCGGTTCTCGCAGGCGCAAGGAGTGCTGATCGGCTGGGAGGTCACGACCGCCCTCGCGGTCGCGCTGCTGGTGTCCTCGCGCAGTGATCTCGCGCTCTTCGTCGTGCTGATGCTGCCCTCGATCTTCTATCTGGTGGCGCCGACGGCCTTTCGCTGGAGCATGGTCCTGGGTGTCGGTTGCAGTGCTCTGATGCTCGCCGGCTACCTTGGTCGCGGGCCGATGCCCACGACCTTGCCGGGCCTGATCCTCGTCCTCGTGATGCTCAATTTCGCGCTCGGGCTGGTAGTCGTCCACGGCAACCGCCTGCGCCGGCTCGAATGGGCGGCGACGCAGGCCGAGCGCCAGGCCAAGGACGAGCTCGTCGCCAGCCAGGCGATGATCGAGCGCATCTTCATGGCTGTGCCGATCCCGCTCATCGTCACCTCGCGCGAGGAGGGCCGCTTCCTGCGCGGCAACGATGCAGCAAAGCGCTATTTCGGCGAGGAGGTCACGCAGGCACAGGTCCAGGACATCCTGCTCGATGGCGGCAACAGGCGCATGATCGCCCGCTTGCTGCATGAGCAGGAGCAGATCAAAAGCCATGAGGCGAAGGTCCGCGACGGCAGCGGCGCCGTGCGCGACGTCCTGATCACCGCGACGACGCTGCCGATCGGCGAAGCACCGGCAGTCGTCGCCGGGATCGTCGACATCACCGACCGCAAGGCGGCCGAAGCGCGGACCCGCCTGCAGGCGACACATGATGCGCTGACAGGCTTGCCGAATCGGCTGCTCTTTGGCGAGCGCCTGCAGCGGGAGCTGGCGCGCATGGCGCGCAAGGGCGGCGCGGTCGGGCTCTTCCTGATCGACCTCGACGACTTCAAATCGGTCAACGACACGCTCGGCCACGATGCCGGTGACGCGCTGCTGATTCAGGCGGCGGCGCGGCTTTCCGCAGCGATCGGCCCGGAGGACTTTGTCGCCCGTCTCGGCGGTGACGAGTTCATCGTGCTCTCCGCCGAGCGGCTGACGGCGGCGCAGGCCCTGGCGAAGGGGGAGCGGCTGATCGAGGTGCTGCGCCAGCCCTGCGAACATGCCGGGCAGACGATCGCGACGCGGGCGAGCCTCGGCCTTGCGTTCGCGCCCGAGCATGATCGGGATGCCGTCGAGCTGATGAAGGACGCCGATCTCGCGCTCTACCGGGCCAAGGCGAACGGCCGCAACATGGCGATCGTCTACGAGCCGGCGATGCGGGCCGCGATGGCGCGCCGCGTCGCCGTCTGCCAGGGGCTGGCCGGCGCGCTGAAGGAGGAGCGCATCCTGCCCTTCTACCAGCCGCAGGTCGCGCTCGACACCGGCCGGATCATCGGTTTCGAGGCGCTGGCGCGTTGGCGCCATGCCGAGCGCGGCATCATCCCGGCCGCCGCCTTCCAGGAAGGTTTCAGGACGCCGAGATCGCCAACGGGATCAGCGATGCGATCATCGCTGCGGCGGTGA
- a CDS encoding TRAP transporter substrate-binding protein: MSISRRTILQGATAAATIGTFSIARAQTPEFTYKYANNLPLAHPMNVRAAEAMEKIKAETNGRVVIQIFPNNQLGSDTDMLNQVRSGGVEFFTLSPLILSTLVPNASVSGIGFAFPDYDSVWKAMDGELGAYVRGQIAKANLHVLDKIWDNGFRQMTSSKGPITSPADLKGFKIRVPVSPLWTSMFKAFDSAPASINFAEVYTALQTKIVDGQENPLAIIATAKLFEVQKYLSLTNHMWDGFWFLANRRAWDRLPQDLRTIVAKNIDAAALLERADVAKLNAGLQAELTSKGMVINPTKADEFRAALQKAGFYGEWKGKYGDEAWAILEKAVGGKLA; this comes from the coding sequence ATGTCGATCTCACGCCGCACGATCCTGCAGGGCGCCACTGCCGCCGCCACGATCGGGACCTTCTCGATCGCCCGCGCCCAGACGCCTGAGTTCACCTACAAATACGCCAACAACCTGCCGCTGGCGCATCCGATGAACGTGCGCGCCGCCGAGGCGATGGAGAAGATCAAGGCCGAGACCAATGGCCGGGTCGTCATCCAGATCTTCCCGAACAACCAGCTCGGCTCCGACACCGACATGCTGAACCAGGTCCGCTCCGGCGGCGTCGAGTTCTTCACGCTGTCGCCGCTGATCCTGTCGACGCTGGTGCCGAACGCCTCGGTCAGCGGCATCGGCTTCGCCTTCCCGGATTATGATTCCGTCTGGAAGGCGATGGATGGCGAGCTCGGTGCTTATGTCCGCGGGCAGATCGCCAAGGCGAACCTGCACGTCCTCGACAAGATCTGGGACAACGGCTTCCGCCAGATGACCTCGTCCAAGGGCCCGATCACGAGCCCGGCCGACCTCAAGGGCTTCAAGATCCGCGTGCCGGTCTCGCCGCTCTGGACCTCGATGTTCAAGGCCTTCGACTCGGCCCCGGCCAGCATCAACTTCGCCGAGGTCTATACGGCGCTGCAGACCAAGATCGTCGACGGCCAGGAGAACCCGCTCGCGATCATCGCGACCGCCAAGCTGTTCGAGGTTCAGAAGTACCTCTCGCTGACCAACCATATGTGGGACGGCTTCTGGTTCCTGGCCAATCGCCGCGCCTGGGACCGGCTGCCGCAGGACCTGCGCACCATCGTCGCCAAGAACATCGACGCCGCCGCTTTGCTAGAGCGTGCCGACGTCGCCAAGCTCAATGCCGGCCTGCAGGCCGAGCTGACCTCGAAGGGCATGGTCATCAACCCGACCAAGGCCGACGAATTCCGCGCCGCGCTGCAGAAGGCCGGCTTCTACGGCGAGTGGAAGGGCAAATACGGCGACGAGGCCTGGGCGATCCTGGAGAAGGCGGTCGGCGGCAAGCTGGCCTGA